The Candidatus Binataceae bacterium genome contains the following window.
AGAGCGCCGCCGGCGCCATTTTGCCGAGAGACCGCCTCGCTCACAGATTTCCCACGGCCGCGTCTGAGCTCAGGTAGTGCCGCACGGCTTCCGCGATACCGTCAGCCAGAAGCTCCTGGTATTGCGGGGACTTCAGACGCTTGGCCTCGCTCGGGTTCGACAGGAAGCCGCACTCGACCAGCACCGACGGCATATGCGCACCGACCAGCACGTAAAAAGGACCCTTTTTCGCTCCGAGTGCGTTCACCTCGACTCCCAGTCCGCTGGTCAGATCGGCGACCGTTTGCGCATCGATCATCCTGGCCAGCGAGGCCGAATCATTCGCCTTATAGTTCTGGCGCAGGTCGGCCAGGATGTAGTTTAGGTTGGAGTCCCCGGTGGCGCCATAGTCGGTCGTGCCGCCATTCTCCATCCGGGCGAGGCGGATCGTCGCGCGGTCGGTCGTATTGTTGAGATAGTAAACTTCAATGCCGGTCGTGTCGGGATTGGGACTCGAGTTGAGATGAATCGACAGGAACAGATCGGCGCCGGCGTTGTTAGCAGCCTCGGTGCGATCGTGCAGGCTGATGAAATCGTCGGTCGAGCGCGTCATCTCGGCTCGGATACCACTTTCCTCGAGCGCGCGCTTCACCTGCATCGCAATTTGCAGCGCCAGGTCCTTCTCCAAGATTCCTGATTCGGATGCCGTGCCCGGATCGTAGCCGCCGTGGCCCGGATCGATCATGACGAGCGGATGTCCGGGCGTGGCGGGCTCGATACTCACCGGCTCCACTTCGGAGGGATGCGGCCGCTCGATCACGGGACCGCCATAGCGATACTCGGGAGCTGACGGCGCAGCAATCTCGGGCGGCGCCGCGGAGGCGACGTAGCGACTGCGACGCTTGGGCGCGATGTCGTTATGCACGAGGATCGGTGCGGCAAGATTCGGCACAGCGCCCGCGGGTGCGAGCCGCAACAGAATCTCGTGATTCAAGCGCGCGATCGCATAGTCAGCTTTGCCCTGAACGTCGATGACGATGCGCTGATGTCCGTCGGCATCCATCGCACGCAACGCCTTGAGCGGCGGCGATTCCAGTCCGTAAAGCGGGCGCGGCGGCACGTCGAGATGCGCGCCGTCGAGATCGATCCAGAGTTCGCTGCCATGCGCACTCAGATGCATCCGCGGCGCTACACCTTCGAACTCGAAATGAATCTCCTGCGCTGCGCCGTGACGGGTGATCTGAACTGAAGTGAGGTTCGGAAGGGAAGCATGAGCGCGCGCGGCCATCGCGGCGATCGTCAACGCCACCGCAGCCGCGAACGAAAACGCACGAAAGCTCCGCGCCACAATCCCCTCCAACTCCGAGCCAAATGATAGCTAGTGCGAAGAGCTTATGCGACGCCTGCCGGTCGGCTAGAAGGTGATATTCAGATTTCCGATACTTATCCATGCCGATCGACGATCCGACAATCCCGGGTTCGCTGGAGGTCTATCGAAGGATAGAAGCGCGGTAGTTTGCTCTAGATTCGGATGGCGACCCAGTGGTTTCCGACCAGGTCTTTCGAACGCACGAGATGTCACTGTTTCGATGCGATCGGGTCACAGCAGACGAAGCTATTCGCAGGACATCAGAGCGACGGGCTCGCGATAATCACGATTCAGAAGATTCGAAATGCAGGCTGCATCGTGGTTGTCGCCCGGCCATCTGCTTGCCTATCGTGCAGACGATCCGGGCAAACGAATTTCGGGCGGTACAGCAATCTTCAGCGAATCCAACAGCCACTCCGCGCGCGGCCCGCTACATGTAATACGGCTTTGCCAGTTCGTCGAATTTACCGTACATCAGCCAGACTTTGACGTTGAAGGCGTGGGGATGCTCGATCGGCGCTTTGCCGATGGCCTTCATGCCGAGTTGCCTGTAGAGCTCGTAGAGCGGCTCGACCGGGTTGGTGATGATGAGCTTGGGCCGGCGCGAGAAGAGGAATAACCGCGCCGTGTCCGACATCATGCGGACCAGGCCCTTGCCCTGGTAAGTGGGATCGATGACCATCCCGCCGAACTCCCAGACTTCGCTCGCCATGATGCCGCGGAAGAGTGACGGCGGATAAAGATGACCGAGTGTTAGCGGCGCCTCGGCGAGGCATCGCGCCCAGAACGCGCCGATGAGCGGCGGCCGGCGCCGTTCCCCTCCCCGCTTCACGCTGTAGAGCCCGAAATGCAGCGCCAGCGGCCAGAGCAGAACGTGGACGCGCTTTTCCTCGACGTTGAGCATGGTCCAGGTGCGGCGATGGAGAGCCTGCAGCTCGCGCAGTCCGAGCGAAGTGCCGATGGGACGAACTTCGAGCCGTTCTTCCGACTCGGCCTCGGCGACCGGGCGCGCGAAGGTCACGTTCTGCTGCATCTCGACGGATGCGCTCTCCGTCCCAGTCGCAGCACGCCTCGATTGAACGATCGTCTCCGAGTGGCCGTCCTTTCCCGCCGCCATCAGTGAACCTCGGGGCATCGATGAGAAGTCATCGATGCTCCAGCACGAAATCCATCAATGATCGCCCCCCTAAACGGCGAACCTCGGACCATCAGGTGCTGACAAAACTCCGCGCTATCAAGGATTTGGAGCTGCGCGGAGCGATGCCACTATACGCAATGCGCAGGTGAATACGAAGTCTGCTGACGCGGCCTCAATTTCAAAATGAAAAGGGCGCCCTCGTTCGAAGGCGCCCTCTGGTTGCAGTTTCGTTACAAGTTAGAGCTTTGCGTACACGGACTTGATCTGGGTGTAGAGCTCGATCGCATGCTTGCCGAGCTCGCGGCCGAAGCCCGACTGCTTGTAGCCGCCAAACGGCGACATCGGATCGATCTGACCGTAGGTGTTGATCCAGACCGTGCCCGCCTTGAGCTTGCGCGCGATCGTATGGGCGCGGCTGATGTCCTTGGTCCACACGGCGGCGGCAAGGCCGTACGTCGTGTCGTTGCCCTGGAACACCGCGTCGTTTTCATCCTTGAACGCGATCGCCGAAGCGACCGGGCCAAAGATCTCTTCGCGCGCGATCTTCATCTGATTGTTGACACCCGTGAAGACCGTGGGCTGGATGAAGTAGCCGCGCTCCTGGTTGCCGGCCTCGCCACCGATCTTGGCCTTGGCGCCCTCGTCCTTGCCGATCTTCAGGTAGCCCTTCACGCGGTCGTGCTGCTCCTTCGATACCAACGGGCCCATGCGGGTGCCGGGATCGAGAGGATTGCCGAGCGTTATCGACTTGGCGAACTGCGACATGCCTTCGGTGAACTGGTCGTAGACCTTCTCTTGCACGAACACGCGCGAGCCGGCGCAGCATACCTGGCCCTGGTTCATGAAGATTCCGATGCTCGAGCCGAAGACTGCCTGCTCCATGTCCGCATCGGGGAAAATGATGTTCGGCGACTTGCCGCCGAGCTCGAGCGATACACGCTTCAGGTTGCCAGCCGAGGCCTTCAGGATGATCTTGCCGACTTCGGTCGAACCGGTGAACGCGACCTTGTCGATATCAGGATGCTCGGCGATCGAGCTGCCGGCGCCGGGGCCGAATCCGGTGATGATCTGCACGACGGACTCAGGCAGTCCTGATTCGAGGATCAGCTCGCCCAGGCGAATCGCGGTGAGCGGCGTCTGCTCGGCGGGCTTCAGGATCACGACGTTGCCGCACGCGAGCGCAGGCGCGATCTTCCACGACGCCATCAAGAGCGGGAAGTTCCACGGAATGATCTGTCCGCATACGCCAACCGCTTCGCGCAGCGTGTAGTTGAACATCGAGGGATCCGAGGGATTGGTCTCGCCATAAATCTTGGTGGCGAAGCCGGCGTAATAGCGAAAGGTCTCGGCGGCGCCGGGGACGTCGATATTCTTCGACTCGAAGAGCGGCTTGCCGTTGTCGAGCGATTCGAGCTCGGCCAGCTCGTCGGCGTTCTTCTCGATCAGATCAGCAATCTTGAGCAGCGCCTTGGTGCGATCATGCGGGCGCATCGAGGCCCAGGGGCCTTCCTCGAAAGCCTTGCGCGCGGCCTTTACCGCCTCATCGACGTCGGCCTTGTCGCCTTCGGCAACGAGAGCCAGCACTTCTTCGTTGGCCGGGTTGAGAGTCTCGAAGGTCTTGCCCGACTTGGACGGAACCCACTTGCCTGCGATCAGAAGCTTCTTCGGCGAATTTTTGAGGAAACTGAGCGCGGCGCTCGATTTCGCACCTCTGGCGGCGCTTTCTAGTGACGGTGATGCACCCATCGTTGGTATCTCCTATCGAAATTTGTATTCGCCGTGTGCGGGTGTCCGCCCCGCGGGAATGGACATGGCGAGTGATCCCAGTCTCAATAACACCTTCATCGTAATAAATCGACAGAGAACGGGTAAAGGGAAAATCGCCATGCAGGGGCGGCTGCGGCTCGGTCCCGCCCCGCTTTTGCCCGCGCTCGGTAACCCGCTATCCTGCGTCCCGGCACTACTTCGGTGACGGTCAAGACCACACCTCTGATGGCCCAGTACCTGGGTGTCAAGCAGCGCGTGCCCGACGCGATTCTGTTTTTCCGCCTCGGCGACTTCTACGAGATGTTCTTCGAGGACGCCGAGGTCGGGGCGCGTGTGCTCGATATCCAGCTCACGTCACGCTCGAAAGACGGCGTGCCGCTGTGCGGCGTGCCGTATCATGCCGCAGAGCCATATATCGCCAAGCTCTTGAAGGCCGGCTACAAGGTCGCGATCTGCGAGCAGGGGCCGATCGACGGCAAGTCCAAGCTCGTGCCGCGTGAGATCGTCCGCGTGATCACGCCGGGCACCGTCGGCGAGGAGATGGTGCTGACGGCGGCCGAGAAGAGCTACCTCGCATCGTTGGCGGAAGCGGCGGATGGCGGCTTTGCGCTGGCGGCGCTCGACGTATCAACGGGAGAATTCATCGCGACCACGATTCGCGAGGCGGCGACGCTGCGCGAGGAGCTGGCGCGACTGCGGCCGCGCGAGTTGATCGTCGCCGCCGCGAGCGAGGGACTAAGCGCCGCGCTCGACGGCGTCGAATGCACCCTGAGCGCGCTCGACGCCGAGCGCTACTCGGCCGCGATCGCGGCCGAAGCGCTCGCGCGGCGCTTTCCGGATGCGAGTCTCGACGAGGCGATAGCGCAGGCCGCAGGCCGCGCGATCGCCTACGTCGAGGAGACCTTCGGCCGCGACCTGGCGCATTTCACAGCGCCGCGCATTTATCGCGCAGCGGAGTACATGCTCGTCGACGACACGACGCGGCGGCACCTCGAGCTGGTCGCAGCGTCCGACGGCTCGCGCCGCGGCTCGCTGCTGTCGATTCTCGATGAAACGCTGACTGCGGTCGGCGCCCGCACGCTCGCGAATTGGATCGTCTATCCCCTGCTCTCGCGCGAGGATATTGCTGCGCGGCACGACGGCGTCGAAGAACTCTTCGACGCGGATCTCGGCGGCGCCGTCGCCGATGCGCTGAGGCACATCGGCGACCTGGAGCGCCTCGCGGGCCGCGTCGGCAGCATGCGCGCCTCGCCACGCGATTGCGCACGCCTGGGCGACGCGCTCAGCGCCGTCGCCGATTTGCAGCTCGCGATGCGCTCGCTGGCGAGCCCACTCATCAAGGCGCTCGCCGATCGAATCGAGCCGCGGCCCGTAATCGTCGAGCAAATCACCACCACGCTCTCCGACGAGCCACCCGTGCTCGCGCGCGACGGCAATGTGATCCGCACCGGGTTCAGCGCCGAAGTCGATGAGCTCCGCGCGCTCGCCAGCGACGCTCGCGGCGTAATCGCCCAGCTCGAAGCCGAGGAGCGCGCCCGCACTCAAATTCCGTCGCTCAAAGTCCGCTACAACAGCGTCTTCGGCTACTACATCGAAGTAACCAAGGCACATCTCGAACGCGTCCCCGCGGACTACGAGCGCAAGCAGACTCTGGTCGGCGCCGAGCGCTTTACGATGCCGGGTCTCAAGGAGCTCGAACGCAAAATTCTCACGGCGGAGACCGGCCTCAAGGAACTCGAGTTGCAGCTTTTCACCAAGATGTTGCGCGATTTGCAGGGCGTGAGCGCGGCGATCCTGGAAACCGCTCGCGCGGTGGGCGAATTCGATGCGCTCATGTCGCTGGCACGCGTCGCGCGTCGTCGCGGCTATGTGCGGCCAAAGATCAACTCGGGCCTGCGCATCCGCATTCGCGACGGGCGGCATCCGGTCCTCGAAGCGGGGATGCGCACGGGGGAGTTCGTGCCCAACGATCTCGACGCCGATCCCGATTCGCGCCAGCTCGCGCTTATCACCGGCCCGAACATGGCGGGCAAATCGACGTATCTGCGGCAGGTCGCCGT
Protein-coding sequences here:
- a CDS encoding N-acetylmuramoyl-L-alanine amidase; its protein translation is MARSFRAFSFAAAVALTIAAMAARAHASLPNLTSVQITRHGAAQEIHFEFEGVAPRMHLSAHGSELWIDLDGAHLDVPPRPLYGLESPPLKALRAMDADGHQRIVIDVQGKADYAIARLNHEILLRLAPAGAVPNLAAPILVHNDIAPKRRSRYVASAAPPEIAAPSAPEYRYGGPVIERPHPSEVEPVSIEPATPGHPLVMIDPGHGGYDPGTASESGILEKDLALQIAMQVKRALEESGIRAEMTRSTDDFISLHDRTEAANNAGADLFLSIHLNSSPNPDTTGIEVYYLNNTTDRATIRLARMENGGTTDYGATGDSNLNYILADLRQNYKANDSASLARMIDAQTVADLTSGLGVEVNALGAKKGPFYVLVGAHMPSVLVECGFLSNPSEAKRLKSPQYQELLADGIAEAVRHYLSSDAAVGNL
- a CDS encoding aldehyde dehydrogenase family protein, giving the protein MGASPSLESAARGAKSSAALSFLKNSPKKLLIAGKWVPSKSGKTFETLNPANEEVLALVAEGDKADVDEAVKAARKAFEEGPWASMRPHDRTKALLKIADLIEKNADELAELESLDNGKPLFESKNIDVPGAAETFRYYAGFATKIYGETNPSDPSMFNYTLREAVGVCGQIIPWNFPLLMASWKIAPALACGNVVILKPAEQTPLTAIRLGELILESGLPESVVQIITGFGPGAGSSIAEHPDIDKVAFTGSTEVGKIILKASAGNLKRVSLELGGKSPNIIFPDADMEQAVFGSSIGIFMNQGQVCCAGSRVFVQEKVYDQFTEGMSQFAKSITLGNPLDPGTRMGPLVSKEQHDRVKGYLKIGKDEGAKAKIGGEAGNQERGYFIQPTVFTGVNNQMKIAREEIFGPVASAIAFKDENDAVFQGNDTTYGLAAAVWTKDISRAHTIARKLKAGTVWINTYGQIDPMSPFGGYKQSGFGRELGKHAIELYTQIKSVYAKL
- the mutS gene encoding DNA mismatch repair protein MutS; the encoded protein is MTVKTTPLMAQYLGVKQRVPDAILFFRLGDFYEMFFEDAEVGARVLDIQLTSRSKDGVPLCGVPYHAAEPYIAKLLKAGYKVAICEQGPIDGKSKLVPREIVRVITPGTVGEEMVLTAAEKSYLASLAEAADGGFALAALDVSTGEFIATTIREAATLREELARLRPRELIVAAASEGLSAALDGVECTLSALDAERYSAAIAAEALARRFPDASLDEAIAQAAGRAIAYVEETFGRDLAHFTAPRIYRAAEYMLVDDTTRRHLELVAASDGSRRGSLLSILDETLTAVGARTLANWIVYPLLSREDIAARHDGVEELFDADLGGAVADALRHIGDLERLAGRVGSMRASPRDCARLGDALSAVADLQLAMRSLASPLIKALADRIEPRPVIVEQITTTLSDEPPVLARDGNVIRTGFSAEVDELRALASDARGVIAQLEAEERARTQIPSLKVRYNSVFGYYIEVTKAHLERVPADYERKQTLVGAERFTMPGLKELERKILTAETGLKELELQLFTKMLRDLQGVSAAILETARAVGEFDALMSLARVARRRGYVRPKINSGLRIRIRDGRHPVLEAGMRTGEFVPNDLDADPDSRQLALITGPNMAGKSTYLRQVAVLVIMAQIGSFVPAAEATIGLVDRVLTRIGARDELRRGESTFMVEMSETARLLKGLTERSLLLLDEVGRGTSTFDGLAIAWAVAEYLHDQTRAKVLFATHFHELTDLARDRPRVRNLSMAVREWGSEVLFLRRVIEQPASRSYGIEVARLAGLPDSIIARSKEILTNLEQGELDEAGMPRLAHHRRASKPVAQMSLFSPLESRIIDELRATDVDRMTPIDALATLARLKSRLSNDEK